The genomic segment TCACTTCGCCGCGATGAAAGACGGCGCGATCGTCGCCAATTCAGGTCACTTCAACGTGGAGATCAACATCCCCGCGCTTGAGAAGATGAGCGTTGGCAAACCGAATCTTGTCCGCCCGTTCGTGGATCAATACACGACGAAAGACGGACGTAAGATCAACATCCTCGGCGAAGGACGACTCATCAACCTCGCTTCCGCCGAAGGGCATCCTGCTTCCGTCATGGACATGTCTTTCGCCAACCAGGCTTTGTCCGCCGAATTCATGGCGAAGAACGCGGATACGTTGGAGAAGAAAGTCTATTCCGTCCCTGCTGAGATCGATCACGAGATCGCCCGCCTCAAACTCGAAGCCATGGGCGTGAAGATCGATACGCTCACGGCGGAACAGACTCACTATTTGAATTCGTGGGAAGAGGGAACGTAATTCAAAGGATGAATTCAGAAGGATGAAGGATGAAAGCCTCGCAGTGTAAAAATCCGCGAGGCTTTTTTCTTGTTCGTCCAATCCGAAAGCAACGTATCGTTAATTCGTAACAGGTCACGCAGTAGATTCGAGGAACGGCAAAACAGGCTGCCCCAACAAAGCCACTAATTTCTGAAAGGTGCTTTCGCCATGTCGTTTGGCAGTATTCAAGACGGTTGCCAGAGCCGCATAGCCTTGCGCGCCCCAATCGGAGCGGAAACTACCCATGACTTTGCGATGAAAAACGGACGGACGCAAGGCGCGTTCGCAGGCATTGTTGTGGGCCGGCACATCGGAGCGGTGCAGGAAGACGAATAAGGAATCTCGATACTTGCGATAGCGTTTGAGCAGATTGCTACCCAGTCGGCGGAAGGTTCGTTGCAAGAGTTGTTTCAGGCGATTTTCCAGAATGGCTACCTGCCTTGCAAATCCTTCCTTACTCAAAGTAAATCCGAACATTTCTTTGCAAACCTGAACCACCCGTTCGTGTCCCAGGTGATGCTCAGCCCAAACTTCGATAATTTTGCTCGGATTGTCCACCCAGGGACGTTCCGTTTTTTCGTGCCCTGCTTTTGCCCCGACATTCTTACGCCTCTTACGCTTCTTTGACCCATACGGCTTGAAATCCCGCGAAGGCGTTGTGACGAATTTCGTGAATTCGTTCGCTCTCCCTTCAAACGTTCAATTTCTGCCATTAACTCCTGTATGAGCGCGATCAACTCTTCCCGCGATTTTTCCTCGATCCTTGGTCATGTCTGGTATCATGCTCCTCGTAACACCGTTCTTCTATAATAGTCGTGACCTGTTACAAGATTTATAACGGACAAACCGTCCACGAATTTTTCACGAATACCCTGACGGGCACACGTAAACGAATATGAGAGCCGTCCATTCGCCGAAGGTTCGTGGTTTTTATTCGTGGACGGTTTTTACAACTACCATCCACGAATACTTCGACAGGCTCTGGACAGATTTTTCACAATAACCGCCTACACCCTCAACGCCTCCCACCCCGCGTACTTTGCCGTGTCGCCCAACTCCGCTTCGATGCGCGGGGCTATCAAAAGACCTGACGGATGTATCCTTCCATCAGGTCCTTTCCGTTTACGAAAATTCGTAGACTGGCACCAGAATCTTGCGGTCAATATCGCGCCGTCCGCGAACGCTCTCTTCGATGGTTTTTAGCACGTTGGCAGCGTAGTAACGAGTTCCGCATTTGGTGCACACACCGGCGGGGATGTTCTCGATCAAAACATACTCGCCCTTCACCTTGCGATGAAGGGTCACGCGCTTCTCGACGATCTTACCGTTGCAGTATTCGCAGGTCTCGCCTTGCCAGAAATTTTTTGTTTCCATGGTGTGATTATAAGCCCAAAACTTTCTTATCTGATCGCCAACGCATCCCACCCCGCGTACTTCGCCGTATCGCCCAACTCCGCTTCGATTCGGAGCAATTGATTGTATTTCGCCACGCGGTCAGACCGCGCGGGCGCGCCTGTTTTGATCTGACCCGTGTTCAACGCCACCGCGAGATCGGCGATGGTCGTGTCTTCGGTCTCACCCGAGCGGTGACTGGTCACTGCTCGCCAGCCAGCGCGGTGACAGGTTTCAACAGCCTCAATCGTTTCAGTTAACGAGCCGATCTGGTTCACTTTCACGAGCAACGCGTTGGCGGCGTTCTCTTTGATGGCTTTGCGCACACGTTCGGGATTCGTCACCAGCAGGTCATCGCCGACGATCTGAACTTTATCGCCCATCGTCTTCACCATCAACTTCCACGAGTCCCAATCGTCCTGCGCGAGTCCGTCTTCGATGGAAACGATGGGATAGTCCTTTACCCACTTCGCCCAAAACTCGACCATCTCCTCGCCCGTGAGTTTCTTCCCTTCTTTGCGAAGGTTGTATGTTTTCGTATCTTCTTCGTACAGTTCCGATGCGGCGGGGTCTAACGCAATGGCAACATCTTTTCCGCGCCCTGCTTTGAAGCCAGCCTTTTCGATCGCCGCGAGAACCGCTTCGACCGCGTCATCATTTGCTTTGAAGGATGGCGCGTACCCGCCCTCATCGCCGACGAGAGTCGCAAATCCTTTTTCTTTCAACACCGCTTTCAACGCGTGATAAATCTCCGCGCCCCAGCGCAGTCCCTCTGAAAAGGTCGGTGCGCCGAACGGCATCACCATGAACTCCTGCATGTCGGTGGATTGCCACGCCGTATGCGCGCCGCCGTTCAGGATGTTCAACATCGGCACAGGCAGGATGTGCGCGTACACGCCGCCGAGATAACGATACAACGGCAGACCGTACGAATTCGCCGCCGCTTTCGCCACCGCCAGGCTGACTCCCAAAATGGCGTTCGCTCCCAACTTGGATTTGTTCGCAGTCCCGTCGAGAGTCAACAACTCTGTATCGATCGCTTTTTGTTCCGAGGCGTCCCAGCCGAACAACGCGTCCGCGATCACGCCGTTGACGTTTGCCACGGCTTTCGTCACGCCTTTGCCGCCATAACGTTTCTTGTCGCCGTCGCGCATCTCCAGCGCCTCATGCTCGCCCGTCGACGCGCCCGACGGGACCGCCGCGCGTCCCCACGAACCGTCTGCCAGCGTCACTTCCACTTCCACGGTCGGATTGCCGCGTGAATCCAAAATTTCCAATGCAGAAATGCTTTCGATGATAGTGTCCATTTTGTTCTCCAAGTGTTATATCGTTTTGATGGCTCCGACGCGGTTCCGCTGCGTCGGTATCACATTCGTTCGTGATGCGGTTCAACTGCATCACGAACGCGCGCGATTCGATGTGCGCCGCAAGTATAATTCACTTTAGATGTTGGACATTTA from the Candidatus Defluviilinea gracilis genome contains:
- a CDS encoding YgiT-type zinc finger protein gives rise to the protein METKNFWQGETCEYCNGKIVEKRVTLHRKVKGEYVLIENIPAGVCTKCGTRYYAANVLKTIEESVRGRRDIDRKILVPVYEFS
- a CDS encoding adenosylhomocysteinase codes for the protein MTGKCEHHFAAMKDGAIVANSGHFNVEINIPALEKMSVGKPNLVRPFVDQYTTKDGRKINILGEGRLINLASAEGHPASVMDMSFANQALSAEFMAKNADTLEKKVYSVPAEIDHEIARLKLEAMGVKIDTLTAEQTHYLNSWEEGT
- the eno gene encoding phosphopyruvate hydratase, coding for MDTIIESISALEILDSRGNPTVEVEVTLADGSWGRAAVPSGASTGEHEALEMRDGDKKRYGGKGVTKAVANVNGVIADALFGWDASEQKAIDTELLTLDGTANKSKLGANAILGVSLAVAKAAANSYGLPLYRYLGGVYAHILPVPMLNILNGGAHTAWQSTDMQEFMVMPFGAPTFSEGLRWGAEIYHALKAVLKEKGFATLVGDEGGYAPSFKANDDAVEAVLAAIEKAGFKAGRGKDVAIALDPAASELYEEDTKTYNLRKEGKKLTGEEMVEFWAKWVKDYPIVSIEDGLAQDDWDSWKLMVKTMGDKVQIVGDDLLVTNPERVRKAIKENAANALLVKVNQIGSLTETIEAVETCHRAGWRAVTSHRSGETEDTTIADLAVALNTGQIKTGAPARSDRVAKYNQLLRIEAELGDTAKYAGWDALAIR
- a CDS encoding transposase; protein product: MFGFTLSKEGFARQVAILENRLKQLLQRTFRRLGSNLLKRYRKYRDSLFVFLHRSDVPAHNNACERALRPSVFHRKVMGSFRSDWGAQGYAALATVLNTAKRHGESTFQKLVALLGQPVLPFLESTA